The genomic window CACCGAGATCATGAGGAGGCCCCGGAAGCAGCGGGAGTATCATCTGTTCTTTTCTCATTTCCACTGGGATCACATCATCGGTCTCCCGTTCTTCACCCCTCTCTACGATCCTGGGGTGCGGGTGTGTCTCTATTCTCCTGTACGTCGTTTTCGGGAGTATCTGGAGGTTCTCATGAGCCCGCCATTCTTCCCGGTGACCATGGAGGCGATGAGGGCGGACAAGGAGTTCATCGTGCTGGAGGAGGACGTGCCGTATCGGGTGGGTCGCGGGTTCGTGACCCCCATTCCCATGACGCATCCCGGAGGCAGCTATGCCTACAGGATCGAGAAAGGGGGAAAGGCGGTACTCTACGCCACGGATGTGGAACTGGCGGATGAGGACTTCCTCCCGACCCCGGAGAACCGGAGGAGATTCTCCGGGGTGGATCTCCTCATCATCGACAGTCAGTATACCCTTGGTGAGGCGATAGAGAAGATCAACTGGGGGCATTCCTCGTTCACTCTTGTGGTGGATTTTGCGGTTCGTTGGAAGATCCCGCGCGTACTCCTCTTCCATCATGAGCCCCTCTACGACGACAAGTTCCTCTTCCACAACTGTGAAGCCGCCAGGGAGTACGCGGCCCATCAGGGGGGCGATCTGGATATTCGGCTTGCCCAGGAGGGGGAAATCCATTATGTTTCTGTTGAATGATAAAGAACGTCTCGCACTGTATATTTTATTGAGGAGACATGAAGAGGAACTGGATCCCGTGCTCTCCCGTGTGAAGCACAGGATGGAGAAGTGGCTCTTCGAGCGGTTATCCATCGAAGAGATGAGCGATGTCGAAAGAGTCTACCTTGCACTGAAAGAGGGGGAACAATTATGAAACAGTATGTCAGGACCGTCACGCTCCTCATCCTCTGCAGCGGTCTTGCGCTGGTGGGCCAATATGTGCCCTCTCCTCTTGGAGAGTCGTTCTCCGTGTTCTCCTCTCCCGTCCTGGTGGGAACGGATGCGCTCCTCCTCTCGGAGGACCTCCCCTCAACCGGCATGGTGAACCCGGCAGCGGGGGCGGGAGAACAGCGCACCACCCTGGAGCTTGGCTATACCGGGGGGATCTCTTCCGAGACCGGCTATGCGCTTCATGGTTTCTCTCTGGGGATGGCCTTTCCTACACGATATGGTGTCTTCTCGCCGGCCCTCATGTACGTGGGCTCCGGTATGGATGAGATACCGGTGGGATCGACGTTCGGCGTGTCCCTCACCGCGGCAAAGGACGTGTTCGAGGATGTGTGGGTGGGGATGGGACTCAGAGTCCTCTTCGGCAATGCGGACCGTTACGACGTGGGAGCAGGGGTCGATCTCGGGGCGCTTTTCCTCCTCCAACAGGTGGGGCTCTTCAAGGGTGCGAGGCTCGGAGTCACCTTGGCCGGACTCGGGAAGGGGTATTCGCCTTCTACTGATATCGCAGCGTTTCCCCCTCTCTTTACGCCGGGGATCACCTTCGACGGACTCCTCTTCGATGGATCGATGGCTTCTCTCCGGGTGGGCGCAGGACTCTCTTTCCCCTCCTTTCAGAATGCGATTCTCAAGACCGGCTTCCGACTTGGTTTCGGCGACGTGGTGGAGATCTACACGGGATACGTGGTGAATGCCCGGGAATGGTTCGACGAGGATGTCCCTCTTCAGCATGTGTACCCCTCGATCTCGGTGGGGGCGAGCTTCCCTGTCGAGCTCCAGCAGTCGAAGGGACTCCTGGCGGAACAGGGGTGGACGAAGAGCGAGCTCAGGCCGCGGTTCGCCCTCGCCCCGCTCAACCGGGGACTCTGGCTTTTCTCCGGAGGGGTGAACGTACCGCTCGGGGTGATCGACAGGAATCCCCCGAAGGTCGAGATCTCGTATCCTGAAAACCCCTACATCTCTCCGAACAACGACGGAGTCCAGGACGAGCTCCTCCTCCCGCTCTCCATCACGGATGAGCGTTTCGTGATGGGGTATACGCTCGTGGTCGAGGATGAGCAGGGATCCGAAGTCCGCAGAATAGAGAACAAGGAAGTACGACCCACCGAACGAGACGTGAAGACCTTTTTCAAGGAACTCGTGAGGCCCAAATCGGGCATCCCGGTTCCGGAGAGCCTGAGATGGGACGGGTTCGGCGAGAGCGGAGGGGTGGTCCCCGATGGGACGTACTTCGTGCACCTCGAGGCATGGGACGACAACGGGAACACCATCTCCACCGAGCCCTACAGAGTGGTGGTGGACGCCACGCCGCCCCGTGTGGACGTGAAGGTAGCGAGTGAGGATGCGAAGATCTTCTCCCCGAACGGCGACGGGTTCAAGGACGAGGTGGAGATTGTCCAGGAAGGCTCTGTCGAGGAACGCTGGGAAGGCCGTATTCTCACCCAGAAAGGGGAGGTGGTGCGACGCTTCGAGTGGAGGGATGCAGCCCCCCAGACCATCGTGTGGGATGGAAAGGACGACGAGGGGACCCTGTGTCCGGATGGTGTCTACTCCTATGAGATCGCTGCGAAGGACAGGGCCGGAAATGCCGTGAAGGCCACCATCACGAACCTCGTGATAAGTACCGAGCCGACTCCCGTGGCCCTCAAAGTGGACGCTGCCTATTTCTCTCCGAACGGGGATGGGGTGAAGGATGTGATCCGTTTCGAGCTCGATGTTCCTGTGAAGCGAGGTATCGTGAGGTGGTCGCTCCAGATCGTGGAGATTCCTTCCAGGAACACGGTGTACAGACGGGAAGGCACCGATGTTCCTCCTGCCTCGTTTGTCTTCGATGGCAAGACCGCCGACGGAAGGGTGCTCCCCGAAGGCGAATACCAGGCCCTCCTCATGGTCGAATATCAGAACGGTAACCGCCCCGAGGCGGGAACGCCCACGTTCGTACTCGATATCACGCCTCCCTCTGTGATGGTGGAAATCCCCGACCCCATCTTCTCTCCAAACGGTGACGGGAGAAAGGACACCCTCCCCATCATCCACAAGAATGCCACGAAGGATCCTGTCTGGAAGGCCTCGATCCATAGGGAGGATGGTGTTCTCGTGCGTACCTTCTCCTGGCAGAACGGTCTGCCCGAGCGGTTCGAGTGGGACGGTCGTACCGAGGGCACGGGTCTTGCGCTCGATGGACGTTACTACTATCTCGTTGAAGCCACCGACCAGGCCGGCAACTCCTTCACCTCCGAGCGGGTCTTTTTCACGCTCTCCACGGAGCAGACACCGGTCCTCCTTTCGGTGAACTATGACATCTTCTCTCCCAACGGCGACGGCCGACGGGACAGCCTCATCTTCTATCCTCAGATAAAGGAGACCTCCCTCCTCAGGAGCTATACGCTGAAGGTGCTCTCAGAGAAGGGGGAGGTGGTCCGGAGTTTCACCGGGGGAAACAGAATACCCGAACAGATCGTCTGGAACGGCAGGAATGAAAAGGGAGAGACGGTTCCCGATGGAGGGTACACTGCGGAACTGACCGCAGAGTTTACCAATGGGAACATTGCATCGGCCAAGGTCTCTCGCTTCGTGGTGGACACGAAGGCGCCCGCGCTCACCTTCACGGTGGAGAATCGCATCTTCTCACCCAACGGGGACGGCAAGAAGGATGTGTGTATCTTCAGACAGAGCTCCCCTGACAGTGCGGTGTGGGTGGCCCACATCCGTGATACACAGGGGAAGATACTCCGAGAGTTCCGATGGGAGGGGACTGTCACCGACCTCCTCTGGGATGGCACCGATAGCGCGGGGAACAAGGTGAAGGACGGGACCTACACGTACATCCTCACAGGAAGGGATGCTGCGGAGAACGAGGTGGTGCGGAAGGTGGACGAGATCGTTCTCGATACCCGACCGGTGAGGGTCTTCCTCACGGTGACCCACCCGGCCTTCTCCCCCAACGGTGACGGCAACCTGGACGTCCAGCCGATCAAGGTCTATACCTCACCCTCGGATGGGATCGAGGAGTGGACCCTGGAATTCGTGAGAGACGGGAAGGTGGAGAAGCGACTGTCCGGGAAGGAGATCGCCTCGGAGTACTCCCTCAACTGGGACGGCAAGAGCGATGCGGGTGACTACCGGGAAGGTACCTATGTGGTCCGTTATACGGTGAAATACCTCCGGGGTGATGAGATGACGGTGGAATCGTCGCCCTTCGTGCTCGATGTGCAGCCTCCGGAACTGTCGATATCCCTCTCCCCGACGCCCTTCTCCCCCGACAATGACGGTGTGGACGATGAGCTCGCCATCTCCATCCGAGCCCGTGACCTGACCGGGATTCAGACGTGGGAGATCGTGATCACGGATCCGTATGGGAATCCCTTCACCCGGTTCGGAGGGCAGGGCTCTCCCGCTCCACAGATCATCTGGGACGGCCGATCCCTCTCCGGGGAACTCGTCTCCTCGGCAGAAGACTATCCCCTCATCTTTACCGCGACCGATAGGGTCGGAAATACCGCCCGGTTCGAAACCAAGGTGAGCGTGGATGTCCTTGTGATACGGGAAGGTGACAAACTCAAGATCAAGATCTCGAGCATCCACTTCCCACCGAACAAGGCGGACCTCATCTTGGATGAGAGCGAGGAAGGTCGGAAGAACCGCGCGATCATCGAGCGGCTCGTTCAGATCTTCACCAAGTACCGGCGGTACAAGATCAGGATCGAGGGACATGCCGTGAACCTCTCCGGTACCGAGCGTGAGGAACGGGAAGAGCTCGTTCCCCTCTCCCTCGCCCGTGCCGAGGCTGTCAAGCAGGCCCTGGTGGCCATGGGGCTCGACCCGGGGAGGATTACCACCGCCGGCATGGGGGGAAGGTTCCCCATCGTACCCCATACGGACGAAAAGAACAGATGGAAGAACAGAAGGGTGGAGTTCATCCTTCTCAAGGAATAGCGTGGTGAGGCACCGAAGGGATGAAATGAGGGATGCATGAAGAGAACCGTGAGAAGTTTCCTCCGCTCGGTAGGTCTGATGCTCCTTTTCGTGATGATCCTGCTTCTCGTGGTGGGGGGAGGGGCGATATACCTCTCCCTCCCCACCACTCGGGATGAGACCTCCTCTTCACTCTTCATCGTGTATCGAGGCGATACGGGCAAGAGTGTATCGACGCGCCTGGCGGATCAGGGCTACATACGCAGCGCGCTGGCGTTCGAACTCCTTCTCTACCTCACGAATACCGCCCATCGGATCAGGGCCGGGGGCTACCTTCTCTCTCCCTCCATGTCGCTCTTCCAGGTCCACGAGAAGCTGACATCTGGTGGGGAGACATATGCACGCATCACGATCCCCGAGGGATGGACGGCCTCACGGATAGGGAGACTTTTGGAGAGAGAGGGGTTCGGTACAGAGGAGGCGTTCCTCCGTCTCATCGAGGATCCTGGCCTCATTGCGGAGCTGGGTGTGGATGCGACCACGCTGGAGGGATACCTTTTCCCTGAAACCTATTTTTTCTCGTATGGCACCTCGCAGAGAGAGATCGTGAAGGCTCTGGTGACAACGTTCAAGAGACGTGTCACCCCGCTTTTGCCTGAAGGAGAGAGCATCTCTTCGTCCTGGTTCTATCGGCGTCTCATCCTCGCTTCGATCGTGGAACGGGAGTACAGGGATCCCGAGGAGGCCCCTCTCATCGCCTCGGTGTTCCTCAATCGTCTCGAGAGGCACATTCCTCTTGAGTCGTGCGCCACGGTGGAATACGTCCTCACGGAGGAACTTGGACAGCCGCCACGGAGCGTGCTCACCTATGACGATCTCCAGGTTGACTCCCCCTTCAATACGTACCGGCGGATGGGACTCCCTCCGCACCCCATCTCCAACCCCGGCCTTGTCGCCATCCGGGCGGCGCTCGAGCCGGCCAAGACCGACTATCTGTATTTCGTGTTGAAGGACCCGCAGAACGGCAGACATTATTTCTCCCGGTCGTTCGAAGAACACGTCGAGGCGAAGTACCTCTATCTCAAGCCCGTTTCACCCTAGGGTGATATCGAGAGACCATGGCGAGAATACCGCAAGAGATCATCGAAGAAATCCAGAGAAGGGTGGATGTGCTTTCTCTGGTGGGGGAATACACCTCCCTTCGAAGAACCGGCAACTCCTACATGGGGCTCTGTCCCTTCCATGCGGATTCCGATCCTTCCTTTTCCGTGGATCCCGAGAAAGGGCTCTTCTATTGCTTCGGATGTCACAAAGGAGGCAATATCTTTCAGTTCGTGATGGAGGTGGAGCACTGTACGTTCTACGAGGCGGTGGAGCGACTTGCGGAGAGAGCCGGTGTCTCGATCACAGCGAAGGTCACACCTGAGGAAGAGGCCTCCTTCAAGAAGGAACGGGCGCTTCAGGATCTCAATCTCCGTCTCGTGGGCCTGTTCGAACATTTTCTCCATTCGAGGGAGGAGGGGAGAGCCGCGAGGGAGTATTGTGTTTCCCGAGGGATCGACCTCTCGTGGGCACGAGATACCTTTCACCTGGGGTATGCACCACACGACCCGTGCTGGCTCTATCGCTTCCTCCGCAGGAAGGGATATTCGGAGGAGCTCCTCCATGTCTCCGGACTCTTTTCAGCCAAGAGAGAGGGGTACGCCATATTCTCTCATAGACTCATCTTCCCCATCTACGATGTGAGCGGGAAGGTCGTGGGATTCGGGGGAAGAGCGCTTCGTGAGGATCAGCAGCCCAAGTATCTGAATTCCCCGGAAACCTCTCTTTTCAAGAAGAAGAGACTCCTCTACGGGCTCCATCGGGCACTTCCGGAACTCAAAAAGACGAAGAAGGTGATCCTCGTGGAAGGGTATATCGATGTCCTCCTTCTCCACCAGCATGGTATCATGAACGTGGTTGCTCCCCTGGGTACGGCCTTTTCCCGAGAACAGGCGATTCAGTTGAAACGTTACGCCGATAGTATTATCTTTTTCTTTGATGGTGACACTGCCGGGGAACGAGCTGCCCAGCGTGCCGGGATGATATGTGAAGCAGTGGACTTCTCATGTAGGATGGTGGTACCACCGCGGGGAGAGGATCCTGCATCCTTTCTCCAGAAAAAGGGAGTGGAAGAAGTACGACAGATCCTTATGGAAGAGAAAGACGTGTTTCAGTGCCTCTTGGAAAGAAGAGTGAAAGAAGGTATACTGACGTCTTCCGAAACCGATATGCGTGAGTTCGTCACGTCCATGTTTTCATACATTCGTTCCGTTCAGAGCACCATGAGGCGGGAACGGCTTCTGGAGGAAATGGCAGAATCGATGGGTGTCTCGTTGGGGGCCATAAAAGAGGATTTCGACCGCTTTCAATCGTCGGAGGGGAACTCCGCTCCCTTGTCCACTACTATGGGGAGGAATCGCAGGAGGACCACCGAGGTCTTCCTCTTCCAGGCTCTCTGCGCCCATCCGGAGTACTATACCGTGGTGAGACCTCTCATCCAGGAGGACGCCCTGGAGGATGCCTCTGCAAAGGAGCTTTTTTTTGCGCTTGAGGAATGTCTGAGGGCGGGGACCATGGATCGGCCGGATGCGGTGCTCGAACACGTGACCGACGAGAAGGCCCGGGAGCTCGCCTTGGAGGCCGTGTTCTCCGGGGAATTCGAGGTGCCTCTCGAGGCGGTGAGAGAGGCGGTGTTCAGATGGAGGGAGCAGTGGCTCCACAGACGAAGAAGGGAGATAGAGCGAAAGATAGCCTTGTACGAGCGAGAGGGAGGGGATATCCAGGAGCTCCTTCTTGAAAAGATGTACCTCGACAAGGAACTCGAGAAATTGAGAGGGTATGAGCGATATGGAAAAACATCAGAATAATACTCCATCCACGACCATGCACCCTTCGGTTCAGAAACTCATAGAATATGGGAAGAGGAAGGGGATCCTCACATACGACGATCTCTCCGATTTCCTCCCGGAGGAGATCTCTGATTCCGAAGAGAAGATTCAGGAGGTGCTCGCTGTTCTGGAAGAGGCGCACATCCAGGTGGTGGAGGAGGATGATTCGGAAGGAGGAGAATCGAAGGCGAAGAACCGGCGAAGGGTGGTGATCACCGAACGAGAAGGGAGTACGGATGACCCCATACGGCTCTACCTCAGGGAAATAGGACGGGAGAACCTGCTCACCGCCGAAGAAGAGGTGTCCCTGTCCAAACAGATGGAGGAAGGGGAGACTATCATCAAAGAGGTGCTCAAGCACTCAGGTGTCCTCCTCTCCCTCTTCTACCAGGTCGCTCAGAAGATCTTTTCGAAGAAGAATCCCGAGGATCTGGGACTCACGAAGGAAGAACTTACCGAATATCTAGCTGAGAAAAAGCGTCTTCAGCAGGCGTACAGGGATTTCCTCAAGAAGATCGCCGTCTCCCTCAAACAATACCATGAGGAGAAGCGACGGCTCCTGCAGCGGGGAGTAAATATCCTCGAGCACGAGGAGTTCCTGAAGACAAGGGATAACCTTCTTCTGAAAGCCGCTGAGATCCCTCTCCAGCAAGAGGAGATACAGCAACTTCAGCAGAAGTTTCTCGATACCGCGCGCAAGATAGAGGAATACCGACGGGAGCAGGAATCCATCGAACGCCGTCTCGGGGTGAAGGATGTCCGGGAACTGCGTCTGCTTGGCAGGGGGCTCGCCTCTGCCGATGAACGAAAGAGGATCGAAGAACGGCTCAATATGAGTGCTGAAGACATAAAAGAGACGATCCGTCAATTCCAACTCACTGAAAAGAAGCTCAAGGCCTTTGAGATCGAGTTTGAGGCCACCATCCCCCAGATCCTGGAGATGAGCAAAGAGATCGCGCGGGGACATCATCTGATGAAGACCGCGAAGGACAAACTCATCCAGGCGAATCTCAGGTTGGTGGTGAGTATCGCAAAGAAATATACGAACAGGGGACTTCACTTCTTCGATCTGGTCCAAGAGGGAAACATCGGACTCATCAAGGCTGTGGAAAAGTTCGAATACAGAAAAGGCTACAAATTCTCCACCTATGCGACATGGTGGATCCGTCAGGCGATCACACGTTCGATTTCCGATCAGGCGAGAACCATCAGGGTACCGGTACACATGATCGAACAGATCAACAAGGTGCAGAGGGAGGCGCGACAGCTCATGCAAGTACTCGGTCGAGAACCCACCGATGAGGAGATCGCCGACCGTCTGGGATGGCCTCTCAGCAGGGTCAAGTCGGTGAAGAACGTGGCTCGTGAGCCCATCTCCCTCGAGAGTCCCATAGGGGAAGAGGAGGATTCGAGCGTGGGGGACTTCATCGAGGACAAGACGGCGATCAATCCTTCCCATCAGACAGCCTATGCGCTCCTCCAGCAACAGATCAAGGATGTCCTCGCGACTCTTCCTCCACGGGAACAGGAGGTGTTGAAGATGCGGTTCGGTCTGGAAGATGGTTACTCCCTCACCCTGGAAGAGGTGGGTCTGTACTTCAACGTCACCAGGGAGAGGATCAGACAGATAGAAGCGAAAGCCCTCCGGCGTCTCCGCCATCCAAAGAGGAGCCGCCGTCTCAAAGACTATCTCGAAGAATAACCTTTGTATGGAGAGGTGGACATGAACATCACGGAAATCCTGAGCACACTCCAGGAGCTACAGACAGTTCTCAGTAAAAAGTTCAAGTTGCAAAAGGAAATGAAGGAACTTCCCCATACCCTTACCGCGAAGAAAGAGATGCTGGTTCGACTCAAGGAAGATTTCCTTCAGAAGAACCAGCGGTACGAACAGGTGAAATCGAAAGTCAAGGAGCTCCGGGAACAGCTCGCCGAAGCCGAACAGAAACGGGCGGAGTTGGAGGCCCGGATGGAGTTCCTGCAGACCCAGCGGGAGTTCGAGGCGCAGGACAAAGAGATAAGGATGGCGGCGGAGAAGGAACAGCAGATCCGCAGGGATCTGCAGCGCGAGGAGTCGAGGATGGAGGAGATAAAGCAGGAACTCGAGCGGGAGAGATTGCTCATCGAGGAACAGGAGAAGGAGATCTCGAAGGAAGAAGAAGCAATCCAGTCCTCACTCCAGGAGAAGATGAAAGTCCTGGAGGAACTCAAGAGAGAGGAAGAGAAGATCGGTCCCCTTCTGGATCCCGATATGGTGTTCAAATTCTCTCGAATCATCCAGAGCAAAGAGGGGGTCGGGATCGTTCCGGTGATCAAAGACGTGTGTCAAGGATGTTTCATGCTGCTTCCCCGGGAGTTCGTCAACAGGATACGTCGGGGAGAGGAGATCATCTTCTGTCCCCATTGTTCCAGGATTCTCTTTTTCCAGGAGGTTCCGGAAGAGGTGCCCCAAGTGGAAGAGGAGGAGGAGTCCTTCGGTGAGCTTTCGGATCTTGTGGACGAGGATGAGCTCTTTGAAGATGATCTGATCGACGACGAGGACTCCATCGACTTTCTCGGAGAGGAGGAGGAAGAAGGAGAAACCATCGCGCCTTCGACCCTCCTCAAGCACAAGGAAGCACCCGAGGAAGAGATTGAAGAAGATCTGGACGAGGAAGATCTGGATCATCCACTCGAGGAGGAAGATATCGATATCGAGGATGAGGTGGACGAGTTGGAAGAAGAGGAGGAAGAGGAGGAGATCGACGAAGATATTGACGAATATGACGAAGACTGAGCACATTGTATAGTGCCGGCAGGTCGGGCCATCGCCTCCTGATCTCATGGAGGAGGAAAGTCCGGGCTCCATAGAGCAGGGTACCAGATAACATCTGGGAGGAGATGCGATACCATCTCCGACAGAAAGTGCCACAGAAAGGATACCGCCTGCCCCTCTGGCAGGTAAGGGTGAAATGGTGGGGTAAGAGCCCACCGGCACGCTGGTAACAGTGGGCGCAGGGCAAACCTTACCCGGAGCAAGGTCAAGCAGCGGGGGCTTGCTCGGCCGTACAACCCGCGGGTGGACCGCTCCAGCCTCAAGGCGACCAGATAAATGATGGCCTAGAACAGAACCCGGCTTACGGGCCTGCCGGCTTTTTCATTGACTTTTTTCTACTTTTGTAATTAAATGAGCGCACCCCATGAGTGCGCTGTATGTATCTGGATCCTCTGGACGACGACGCGGGCGGAGATCGTTCTTCTTTATAGGGATAGGGGTTTTCCTCAGCCTCATCCTGGCAGGGGGGGCTTTCTTTTTCTGGAAAAATGAGGAAACGATGTCTCAATCGTTGAGGAGTCTCCTCGAGGCAGGCGATTATATCGCCCTGAAAGACGAGACCGAGGGAATCCTCGAGGAGAATCCGATAGATCAACATGCACTTCTCCTCAATGCATATGCGAACTTCATGCTTGGAATGGGTGAGATAGAGGAAGAGCAGCGTCAGGAGTTTTTTGACGCCTCGATTGTAGCCTTTCGGAAACTCCTCATCCTGAGGTCCCTCACTCCTGAAATAGCCTATATGCTCGGCAAGGCCTATTTCCATAAAGGGGAGTTCTATGCCGACCTTTCCTCATACTACCTGGATTATGCTCTTTCCAAGGGGTACGAGGCTGCAGACCTTCTGGAATATCTGGGACTGTCAGCTGCACGAGAAGGGGATTATTCGAAAAGCAGTGAGTTCTTCCTTCGCGCGAAGGATCAGGGCAAGGATTCTCCACTCCTCGACCTCGCACTCGCTCGATCGCTTATAGAGCTCGGTGACTATGATCGTGCGCATGACCTGCTTTTACCTCTCGCTGAGCAATCGAACCGAGAGTATCAGGTGGAAGCACTCCTCCTCCTGGGGGAATTGCACTATCGTGCTCAGCGATACGAGGATGCGAGAGATTACCTCGAGAAGCTCGTCCAGATACAGGAAAGCGCGGAGGCCTATTTCTATCTCGGAGAGATAGCCTCACACGCGGGAGACCAGATAAAGGCTCGATCTTTTTGGCGAAAAGCGTTACAAATAAATCCTAACCACCTCCTCTCTCTTGAGAGGTTGAGTGCTCATTAACATGGGGGTCTTTCTATGGGAATGTCCAGGCTGTTTCAGAATCTCTCTCCCGATATCGGAATCGATCTGGGAACCTGTAACACGCTGATCTATGTGCGGGGGAAGGGGATCGTCATCAACGAACCCTCCGTGGTGGCCGTGGAACGGGGAACGAAGAGACTTCTGGCGGTGGGGGAAGAGGCCAAGAGAATGCTCTGGAAGACTCCCGGAGAGATCGTGGCGATACGACCGCTCCGGGATGGGGTGATCGCGGATCTCGAGACCACCGAGAAGATGATCCGTTACTTCATAGAGAAGGTCTTTTCGAAGCGATGGCTCATCAAACCGCGGATGGTCATAGGCGTTCCTTCCTGTATCACCGAGGTGGAGAGGAAGGCGGTCGAGGAGAGTGGCTATAAAGCAGGCGCGCGTGAAGTGAAAGTCATCGAGGAGTCTCTTGCAGCCGCGATAGGCGCCGATATACCCATCTATGAACCTGCAGGCCATATGGTATGCGATATCGGGGGAGGGACTTCCGAAATATCCGTGATTTCTCTGGGTGGCATGGTGGTCACCAATGCCATACGTATAGGTGGGGATGAGTTCGATGAGGCCATCATCAAACATATCAGAAACGTGCACAACCTCATAATCGGAGAACAGACTGCGGAGTCCCTGAAGAAGAATATCGGTAACGCCATGCCGGAAGGGAAGATAGAAAAGATGGAAATCAAGGGGACCGATGCGATCACCGGTCTCCCCCGACGCCTTGAGATCGACAGTGTTGAGGTGAGAGAGTCGCTTCAGGAGCCCCTGGTGGCCATCATCGAGGAAATAAAGAAGACCCTCGGTGAGACCCCTCCTGAGCTGGCCGCAGATATCGTGGAGAGAGGGATCGTCCTCACCGGTGGGGGGGCTCTCCTCAAAGGATTCGACAAACTGGTCGCAAAGGAAACCGGGGTTCCGGTGTTCGTGGCGGAGAACCCTCTCGAATGTGTGGCGATAGGGGCTGGTCTCTATTTTGAATATGAAAAGGCCATGCAGAAGAGTAGGCTCGGGAATCTATGAAGACCGATAGGTGGCGGGATCGCCTCTTCTTCACGGGCGGACTCTACGGAGTGCTCCTGGTGTTGTTGTTGTCTTCTCTGGGAATGGGCGAGACGCTGTCCTTTGGTTTTTTTTCGTATCTATATAGATTTGGAGGGAAAATAGGGGAGACGGTAACCTCTACGCTTTCGAACATCCGCTCCAGAGACCGGTTGCTCAAGGAGAACGAGGCGTTGAGGAGGGAGCTCGACCGATATCGAGGTTTGTATATCGAATATCTCGCTTTGAAAGAAGAATATATGAAGAGCAGAGCCGTGCTTGGACTTCAGGAGGGATTGGGCTATCGCTCCGTGGCGGCAAGGGTACTGGCCGACGAGCCCTCGCTTCTCTTCAGCGGTTTCATAATCGATCGAGGCCGCTCCACAGGGATACAGAAGGGGCTTCCCGTGGTGACCCTCGAGGGTTCCAGACTGTTACTCATAGGGAAGATCGATGAGGTGGGCGGCTCTACATCCCGGGTCATACCCCTCTTTCGACGGAATTTCTATGTCGCCGCTGAACTCGTGGAGACTGGATTACAGGGGCTCGTCCATGGGGCAGGGGAGGGGACGGTGGTGATGGAATACATTCCCAAGACGGAGAAACACAGGGTGAGTGTAGGAGAGGTGGTTGTCACTTCCCATCGCTCCACAG from Spirochaeta thermophila DSM 6192 includes these protein-coding regions:
- a CDS encoding MBL fold metallo-hydrolase, whose product is MVRCWGVRGSLPTPLAPETVREKIAAVISRASSEDMRSMEAKERFLASLPQWLFGTWGGNTACVEVRSGADILLFDAGSGIRDFATEIMRRPRKQREYHLFFSHFHWDHIIGLPFFTPLYDPGVRVCLYSPVRRFREYLEVLMSPPFFPVTMEAMRADKEFIVLEEDVPYRVGRGFVTPIPMTHPGGSYAYRIEKGGKAVLYATDVELADEDFLPTPENRRRFSGVDLLIIDSQYTLGEAIEKINWGHSSFTLVVDFAVRWKIPRVLLFHHEPLYDDKFLFHNCEAAREYAAHQGGDLDIRLAQEGEIHYVSVE
- a CDS encoding FlgD immunoglobulin-like domain containing protein, with protein sequence MKQYVRTVTLLILCSGLALVGQYVPSPLGESFSVFSSPVLVGTDALLLSEDLPSTGMVNPAAGAGEQRTTLELGYTGGISSETGYALHGFSLGMAFPTRYGVFSPALMYVGSGMDEIPVGSTFGVSLTAAKDVFEDVWVGMGLRVLFGNADRYDVGAGVDLGALFLLQQVGLFKGARLGVTLAGLGKGYSPSTDIAAFPPLFTPGITFDGLLFDGSMASLRVGAGLSFPSFQNAILKTGFRLGFGDVVEIYTGYVVNAREWFDEDVPLQHVYPSISVGASFPVELQQSKGLLAEQGWTKSELRPRFALAPLNRGLWLFSGGVNVPLGVIDRNPPKVEISYPENPYISPNNDGVQDELLLPLSITDERFVMGYTLVVEDEQGSEVRRIENKEVRPTERDVKTFFKELVRPKSGIPVPESLRWDGFGESGGVVPDGTYFVHLEAWDDNGNTISTEPYRVVVDATPPRVDVKVASEDAKIFSPNGDGFKDEVEIVQEGSVEERWEGRILTQKGEVVRRFEWRDAAPQTIVWDGKDDEGTLCPDGVYSYEIAAKDRAGNAVKATITNLVISTEPTPVALKVDAAYFSPNGDGVKDVIRFELDVPVKRGIVRWSLQIVEIPSRNTVYRREGTDVPPASFVFDGKTADGRVLPEGEYQALLMVEYQNGNRPEAGTPTFVLDITPPSVMVEIPDPIFSPNGDGRKDTLPIIHKNATKDPVWKASIHREDGVLVRTFSWQNGLPERFEWDGRTEGTGLALDGRYYYLVEATDQAGNSFTSERVFFTLSTEQTPVLLSVNYDIFSPNGDGRRDSLIFYPQIKETSLLRSYTLKVLSEKGEVVRSFTGGNRIPEQIVWNGRNEKGETVPDGGYTAELTAEFTNGNIASAKVSRFVVDTKAPALTFTVENRIFSPNGDGKKDVCIFRQSSPDSAVWVAHIRDTQGKILREFRWEGTVTDLLWDGTDSAGNKVKDGTYTYILTGRDAAENEVVRKVDEIVLDTRPVRVFLTVTHPAFSPNGDGNLDVQPIKVYTSPSDGIEEWTLEFVRDGKVEKRLSGKEIASEYSLNWDGKSDAGDYREGTYVVRYTVKYLRGDEMTVESSPFVLDVQPPELSISLSPTPFSPDNDGVDDELAISIRARDLTGIQTWEIVITDPYGNPFTRFGGQGSPAPQIIWDGRSLSGELVSSAEDYPLIFTATDRVGNTARFETKVSVDVLVIREGDKLKIKISSIHFPPNKADLILDESEEGRKNRAIIERLVQIFTKYRRYKIRIEGHAVNLSGTEREEREELVPLSLARAEAVKQALVAMGLDPGRITTAGMGGRFPIVPHTDEKNRWKNRRVEFILLKE
- the mltG gene encoding endolytic transglycosylase MltG; translation: MKRTVRSFLRSVGLMLLFVMILLLVVGGGAIYLSLPTTRDETSSSLFIVYRGDTGKSVSTRLADQGYIRSALAFELLLYLTNTAHRIRAGGYLLSPSMSLFQVHEKLTSGGETYARITIPEGWTASRIGRLLEREGFGTEEAFLRLIEDPGLIAELGVDATTLEGYLFPETYFFSYGTSQREIVKALVTTFKRRVTPLLPEGESISSSWFYRRLILASIVEREYRDPEEAPLIASVFLNRLERHIPLESCATVEYVLTEELGQPPRSVLTYDDLQVDSPFNTYRRMGLPPHPISNPGLVAIRAALEPAKTDYLYFVLKDPQNGRHYFSRSFEEHVEAKYLYLKPVSP